In the Peromyscus maniculatus bairdii isolate BWxNUB_F1_BW_parent chromosome 20, HU_Pman_BW_mat_3.1, whole genome shotgun sequence genome, one interval contains:
- the Gpr20 gene encoding G-protein coupled receptor 20, translated as MPSASPTRPWDAELPNATAAAWANGSVSERPLFHLFAQLDEELHRDFPNLWLALMVVHGTIFLAGLVLNGLALYVFCCRTRAKTPSVIYTINLVVTDLLVGLSLPTRFAVFYGAHGCLRCAFPHVLGYFLNMHCSILFLTCICVDRYLAIVQPEGSRRWRQPACAKAVCIFVWLAAGVVTLSVLGVKAGGRSCCRVFALTVLEFLLPLLVISVFTGRIMCALSRPGLLRQGRQRRMRAMQLLLTVLVIFLVCFTPFHARQAAVAIWPNMPRHTTLVAYHVAVTLSSLNSCMDPIVYCFITSGFQATVRGLFHQRGEESKPSSMDVVSMHKSTKGRGPHQILSTGSHTLTQPLTNGPEP; from the coding sequence ATGCCCTCTGCATCCCCCACGAGGCCCTGGGATGCCGAGCTCCCCAATGCCACTGCAGCAGCATGGGCCAATGGAAGTGTGTCAGAGAGGCCCCTGTTCCACCTGTTTGCCCAGCTGGATGAGGAGCTGCACAGAGACTTCCCCAACCTGTGGTTGGCACTAATGGTCGTGCATGGCACCATCTTCCTGGCCGGGCTGGTGCTCAATGGACTAGCATTGTACGTCTTCTGCTGCCGCACACGGGCCAAGACACCTTCGGTCATCTATACCATCAACCTGGTGGTGACTGACCTGCTGGTGGGCCTGTCCCTGCCCACGCGCTTTGCTGTCTTCTACGGTGCCCATGGCTGCCTGCGCTGTGCCTTCCCCCACGTCCTGGGCTACTTCCTCAACATGCATTGTTCCATCCTCTTCCTCACCTGCATCTGTGTGGACCGCTACCTGGCCATTGTGCAACCCGAGGGTTCCCGCCGCTGGCGCCAGCCGGCCTGCGCCAAGGCTGTGTGCATCTTCGTGTGGCTGGCAGCAGGCGTCGTGACCCTGTCCGTGCTGGGCGTGAAGGCTGGCGGACGATCGTGCTGCCGTGTCTTTGCTCTGACCGTTCTGGAGTTCCTGCTGCCGCTGCTGGTCATCAGCGTGTTCACGGGCCGCATCATGTGCGCACTGTCGCGGCCCGGCCTGCTACGCCAGGGCCGCCAACGCCGCATGCGGGCCATGCAGCTGCTGCTCACCGTGCTTGTCATCTTCCTGGTCTGCTTCACGCCCTTCCATGCCCGCCAGGCAGCTGTGGCGATATGGCCCAATATGCCACGCCACACAACCCTCGTGGCTTACCACGTGGCCGTGACCCTCAGCAGCCTCAACAGCTGCATGGACCCCATCGTCTACTGCTTCATCACCAGTGGCTTCCAGGCCACTGTCCGTGGCCTCTTCCACCAGCGTGGAGAAGAATCCAAACCCAGCAGTATGGATGTGGTCAGCATGCACAAGAGTACCAAAGGTCGAGGCCCCCATCAAATCCTCAGCACTGGCTCCCACACCCTCACCCAGCCTCTGACCAATGGGCCTGAGCCATAG